CGAGACCCTCAAGGCCACCCGCCTCTCCCTGCTGGACCGCCTGCGGAAGGCCTTCCTGAAGGTCGCCGACTTCAGCCTCTGGCAGTAGGTTTCAAGGAGAAGGCTCCCGCCGGACGCGGGAGCCTTCTCCTTGAAAAGAGGATCCGGGATTATGATGGATCCCATGAGCCAGCCCACCTCCCGCTTCGACAACGCCGCCGCCACCTGGGATGCCGAGCAGCGCCGGGTGAAGATGGCCACCGATATCCAGGCCACCCTGGCCGCCACCCTGCCCCTCAGCGCCGACCTGGATCTTCTGGACTTCGGCTGCGGGACCGGGCTCTTCAGCCTCGACCTGCGGCCTCGGGTCCGCTCCCTCACCGGGGCGGACGCCTCGGCCCCCATGCTGGAGGTCTTCCGCAAGAAGGCCCTGGAGAAGGGTTTCGAGGTCGCCACCCGCCACCTGGGCACCCCCCGGGAGCTGGGCGGCCCCTACCACCTCATCATGAGCAGCATGGCCCTCCACCACGTGGAAGACCTTGGCCCCCTCTTCCGGGACTTCCACGCTGCCCTCGCCGCGGGCGGCC
The sequence above is drawn from the uncultured Holophaga sp. genome and encodes:
- a CDS encoding class I SAM-dependent methyltransferase, with the protein product MSQPTSRFDNAAATWDAEQRRVKMATDIQATLAATLPLSADLDLLDFGCGTGLFSLDLRPRVRSLTGADASAPMLEVFRKKALEKGFEVATRHLGTPRELGGPYHLIMSSMALHHVEDLGPLFRDFHAALAAGGRIALADLDPEDGAFHGGPHADVHHLGFERQAFMDSLAAAGFQDLEARTAATVVKGDHTFTIFLITGSRP